A DNA window from Brassica napus cultivar Da-Ae chromosome C1, Da-Ae, whole genome shotgun sequence contains the following coding sequences:
- the LOC106374484 gene encoding protein SPOROCYTELESS-like: MATSLSFMSTDQNSSLSFMSTDQNSVRNPNELLRNTYQLVNGEIRTEPPKKSRGRKPGSKTGQQNQKKPTLRGMGVAKLERVIAEEEKKKTVVVGGEGDTSAASPNVNRLPVLPDRGVVLQGFPSYGGGPHNTSLGGYTRSRFLCGGGAGSGQIMIDPVCSPWGSVETSTHELSSIPNPQMYNASNNHCDTCFKKKRLDGDQNVVRSNGGGFSKYTMMIPHPPPPINGYDDQRSQGFFYDQRIARSAPVSASMNPYFNEATNLTGSTEEFGCLNPRNGTRGVKEYEFFPGKYDDFQGKSFPVATSVGDCSPNTSSTIDLSLKL; encoded by the exons ATGGCAACTTCTCTCTCCTTCATGTCAACAGACCAAAACTCTTCTCTCTCCTTCATGTCAACAGACCAAAACTCCGTCAGAAACCCAAACGAGCTTCTCAGAAACACTTACCAGCTTGTCAACGGCGAGATCCGGACAGAGCCACCGAAGAAGAGCCGTGGTCGGAAACCTGGATCGAAGACAGGTCAGCAAAACCAGAAGAAACCGACGCTGAGAGGAATGGGTGTGGCTAAGCTCGAGCGAGTCATAgctgaggaagagaagaagaaaacggTCGTCGTCGGAGGAGAAGGAGACACGTCAGCTGCGAGCCCTAACGTCAACCGTTTACCCGTGTTACCCGACCGGGGTGTTGTGCTGCAAGGCTTTCCAAGCTACGGTGGTGGACCACACAACACGTCTCTCGGAGGGTATACTCGAAGCAGGTTCCTTTGCGGGGGAGGAGCCGGGTCGGGTCAGATCATGATAGACCCGGTTTGTTCTCCTTGGGGTTCTGTTGAGACATCCACTCATGAGCTCTCTTCAATCCCAAATCCTCAAATGTATAACGCCTCCAATAATCACTGTGACACTTGCTTCAAg AAGAAACGTTTGGACGGAGATCAAAATGTGGTGAGATCCAACGGTGGTGGGTTTTCGAAATACACAATGATGATtcctcatcctcctcctccaatTAACGGCTACGATGATCAGAGGAGCCAAGGCTTCTTTTATGATCAACGAATCGCCAGATCAGCTCCAGTTTCCGCTTCCATGAATCCGTACTTCAACGAGGCGACAAATCTTACG GGATCAACGGAGGAGTTTGGTTGCTTAAACCCTAGGAACGGAACAAGAGGTGTGAAGGAGTACGAATTTTTCCCGGGGAAATACGATGATTTCCAAGGAAAATCGTTTCCAGTGGCTACATCAGTAGGTGATTGCAGTCCTAATACATCATCCACTATCGATCTGTCCTTGAAGCTTTAA
- the LOC106376092 gene encoding tRNA (guanine(37)-N1)-methyltransferase 2-like encodes MMSKLSLFRANSLPFPVLSSYSARFISKPYLAPPKTLILCAFSTVPYGPSLLKGKKPSLNDLRLASIGRDRDAHRRKIEDFEDSIEKGELLDEDEFTRIFEVSAVRVPAKDCFALENRLRGHLLNWPRIRNIARVPGDEIDEDVVKLLGRESDEEESVVDSVDRRIRGKAEGDGERLSTVLHRDQLARTFNSTGYLKFRNLAKISRPKRKRKTERAEGKEKVNKGSSRNEFAVVEVVEDRGGGAEDFEGLLGEGYGSSSSRGRWRGSTRLLLLDERYSVDEEVQDLPEAIKVLFEEAKKTDASLSFELVKCRLTLFYDYWPMNEVLEALLPKGMIVPSAFEMVGHIAHLNLRDEHLPYKRLIAKVVLDKNQPKIQTVVNKIDPIHNDFRTMQLEVLAGNHSLVTMVVENGLRFHVDLARVYWNSKLGTERQRLLLGFDQNDVVCDVFAGVGPIALAAARIVKRVYANDLNPHAVEFMEQNSVVNKLEKRIEVFNMDGRRFIKAMFSSDKGQKVTQVVMNLPKDAAESLDAFRGVYNDRYRDEGLSFPTIHVYGFSKAADPEFDFHERIRIALSEVAVDVKMRKVRLVAPGKWMLCASFILPKSVAFSRKTINVD; translated from the exons ATGATGTCAAAGCTATCTCTTTTCCGAGCAAATTCGCTTCCTTTCCCAGTCTTATCTTCCTACTCCGCTCGTTTCATCTCTAAACCCTATCTCGCACCTCCTAAAACCCTCATCCTCTGCGCCTTCTCCACCGTTCCGTACGGTCCGTCTCTTCTGAAAGGGAAGAAGCCTTCGCTGAACGACCTTAGATTAGCTTCAATAGGTCGAGACAGAGATGCCCATCGACGCAAAATCGAAGATTTCGAAGATTCAATCGAGAAAGGTGAGCTCTTGGACGAAGACGAGTTCACTAGGATTTTCGAGGTTTCCGCTGTTCGGGTCCCGGCGAAGGACTGTTTCGCGCTCGAGAATCGTCTCCGTGGCCATCTCCTTAACTGGCCTAGGATACGGAACATTGCTAGGGTTCCCGGAGATGAAATCGACGAAGACGTGGTGAAGCTATTGGGACGCGAGAGCGATGAAGAAGAGAGTGTTGTGGATTCTGTTGACAGGAGGATAAGAGGGAAAGCAGAAGGGGATGGGGAGAGACTGAGTACCGTGTTGCACAGAGATCAGCTCGCTAGGACGTTTAACTCAACTGGGTATCTCAAATTCAGAAACTTGGCTAAGATTTCTAGACctaagaggaagaggaagacagAGAGAGCTGAGGGGAAGGAGAAGGTAAACAAAGGAAGCAGCCGCAATGAGTTCGCTGTGGTTGAAGTTGTGGAGGATCGAGGAGGAGGGGCTGAGGATTTTGAGGGGTTGCTTGGAGAAGGCTAtggtagtagtagtagtagagGAAGGTGGAGAGGTTCAACAAGGTTATTGCTTTTGGATGAGAGATATTCCGTTGATGAGGAAGTTCAAGACTTGCCTGAGGCTATCAAG GTTCTGTTCGAAGAAGCTAAAAAGACCGATGCAAGCTTAAGTTTCGAGCTTGTGAAATGTAGACTGACTCTGTTCTATGACTATTGGCCAATGAATGAG GTATTGGAAGCTTTGCTACCAAAGGGTATGATTGTGCCTTCAGCATTTGAGATGGTGGGGCATATTGCGCATCTCAACCTTAGAGACGAGCATCTACCTTACAAGAGGCTCATTGCTAAG GTAGTTCTGGATAAGAATCAGCCAAAGATACAAACGGTTGTGAATAAGATTGATCCTATTCACAATGACTTCAGAACAATGCAGCTAGAGGTTTTAGCCGGAAACCATTCCCTGGTGACCATGGTTGTTGAAAATGGACTGCGCTTTCATGTTGATTTAGCTAGAGT ATATTGGAATTCGAAACTTGGGACAGAGAGACAGAGGCTTCTACTTGGGTTCGACCAAAATGACGTTGTCT GTGATGTTTTCGCTGGAGTGGGTCCAATCGCACTAGCTGCAGCAAGAATAGTAAAACGTGTATACGCCAATGACCTGAACCCTCATGCAGTAGAATTCATGGAGCAAAACAGTGTTGTCAATAAGCTCGAGAAGAGAATCGAG GTCTTTAACATGGACGGAAGAAGATTCATAAAGGCTATGTTTTCAAGCGACAAGGGTCAAAAAGTCACCCAAGTAGTCATGAATCTACCCAAAGATGCTGCCGAATCTCTAG ATGCATTTCGAGGAGTATACAACGACAGGTATAGAGATGAAGGCTTATCTTTCCCAACCATCCATGTCTATGGATTCTCCAAGGCTGCTGATCCAGAATTCGACTTCCACGAG CGGATACGGATTGCACTATCGGAGGTGGCCGTGGACGTCAAAATGCGGAAGGTAAGACTCGTGGCTCCTGGAAAATGGATGCTGTGTGCTTCCTTCATACTTCCAAAGAGTGTAGCCTTCTCAAGAAAAACCATTAATGTAGATTAA
- the LOC111202251 gene encoding universal stress protein PHOS34 gives MNPDSDYPHLPNIKIHHPSSPRHSHHHSSSTPSAATPTPTAGARRKIGVAVDLSEESAFAVRWAVDHYIRPGDAVVILHVSPTSVLFGADWGPLPLQSPPPPGHPTQEDFDAFTSSKVSDLAKPLKEAGFPHKIQIVKDHDMRERLCLEIERLNLSAVIMGSRGFGAEKKRGSDGKLGSVSDYCVHHCVCPVVVVRYPDDRDGPAAPGEVGGGTREAIVTVKAGRDDDGEDDEAHEAKIAAASAHHEHVKDE, from the exons ATGAATCCAGATTCCGATTACCCTCACCTCCCCAACATCAAGATCCACCACCCTTCCTCCCCTCGCCACTCCCACCACCACTCCTCCTCCACTCCCTCCGCCGCCACTCCCACCCCCACCGCCGGAGCCCGCCGTAAAATCGGAGTCGCCGTTGACCTCTCCGAAGAAAGCGCCTTCGCCGTCCGCTGGGCCGTCGATCACTACATCCGCCCCGGAGACGCCGTCGTCATCCTCCACGTCTCCCCCACCTCCGTCCTCTTCGGCGCCGACTGGGGCCCCCTCCCTCTCCAGTCTCCGCCTCCTCCGGGCCACCCCACCCAGGAGGATTTCGACGCCTTCACGTCCTCCAAGGTCTCCGATCTCGCGAAGCCCCTGAAGGAGGCGGGGTTCCCTCACAAGATCCAGATAGTGAAGGACCACGACATGAGGGAGAGGCTGTGTTTGGAGATCGAGAGGCTGAATCTGAGCGCGGTGATCATGGGGAGCAGAGGGTTTGGAGCTGAGAAGAAGAGAGGGAGCGATGGGAAGCTTGGCTCTGTTAGTGATTATTGTGTTCACCACTGTGTTTGTCCTGTTGTTGTCGTGAGGTATCCTGATGATCGTGACGGTCCTGCTGCTCCTGGGGAGGTGGGTGGAGGTACGAGGGAAGCTATTGTCACTGTGAAGGCGGGGAGGGATGATGATGGCGAGGATGATGAAGCTCATGAGGCTAAGATTGCTGCTGCTTCCGCTCATCATGAACACGTCAAAG ATGAATAA
- the LOC125579836 gene encoding uncharacterized protein LOC125579836, with amino-acid sequence MGKVATEYFEKLFKSNGVSETNGFFTGFEPKVTEQMNQKLIKEVTEEDVRAAVFAIKPSSAPGCDGMNGLFFQQYWEIIGPEVVREVQNFFHTGVFPEEWNFTQICLIPKIPNPTLMVDVRPISLCSVMYKIVSKILVARMKPLLEVIVSPTQSAFVPERLISDNIIIAHEVVHGLRSHDRISKEFMAIKTDMSKAYDRIEWNYLDELLNALGFHQIFRQWIMFCVRSVTYTVLINGEAQGMIRPGRGLRQGDPLSPFLFDLCTEGLSHQLNEAERRGEISGIQFSEQGPSVHHLFFADDSLLILKAEEAEGNAVCKVLKLYEQISGQLINFNKSAITFGKKIGDSIRTKIKEMTGIANEGGTGKYLGLPEYFSGSKVEMLQYIHEKMRSRFHGWYDKFLSAGGKEVLLKAVAMAMPVFAMSVFKLPKITCRNLTSAMTNFWWNAQEGKKKIHWVSWERMCLEKKNGGLGFRDLEKFNQALLAKQGWRLLMNSDSLCARFLRSRYYPNGDFLSASLGSRPTYAWRSILFGRILLEKGLRRDVGSGEDINVWMDKWLFDEVPKAPLRKPVLFNLDLRVCDLICPQTKTWDMEKLQENFFAADIKLILKQKPAMGEKDAYEWVHNRWGAYTVKSGYWLACSLDQSEVRKEALARPSLNELRSKVWKVNTTPKIRIFLWKALSNALSVTDELIARGMKVDSRCQRCGFSSESINHILFSCPAARLLWAQIGFPFPPRSFENRSLLENFAYLLEIKSNKELPDALTRIFPWVLWMLWKNKNVFEFEGKEYAVEATVEKIKDDARQWFQVHLPTVNNEETCRRRNSKVQWKTPSAGILKCNVGVAWTKSTKLAGAAWFVRDSRGVVQLHSRRAFSGIDSLVEAKHLALVWAIESMAFHKINKVFFEVEAPDLVGAITRPRAWPAFRGYGAEILEVLQRLGEWELQSISREENKCAFLMARSVTKEQRLQSCVAQGEPEWLRRVLDEDRAMR; translated from the coding sequence ATGGGGAAGGTAGCAACAGAGTATTTTGAGAAGCTTTTCAAATCAAATGGTGTTTCTGAGACCAACGGTTTTTTCACCGGATTTGAACCAAAGGTGACAGAGCAAATGAATCAAAAATTGATCAAGGAGGTGACTGAGGAAGATGTTCGTGCTGCAGTGTTTGCGATCAAACCATCGAGTGCTCCAGGCTGTGATGGGATGAATGGATTATTCTTTCAACAGTATTGGGAGATCATCGGCCCTGAAGTGGTGAGAGAAGTTCAGAATTTCTTTCACACCGGTGTCTTTCCAGAGGAGTGGAACTTCACACAAATATGCCTGATTCCAAAAATACCAAACCCGACGCTAATGGTTGATGTACGTCCTATCAGTCTATGTTCGGTCATGTATAAGATAGTCTCGAAAATTTTGGTTGCTAGGATGAAGCCTCTATTGGAAGTTATTGTGTCGCCTACCCAGTCTGCGTTTGTTCCAGAGAGACTGATATCAGATAATATCATTATTGCACATGAGGTGGTTCATGGCCTGAGATCACATGATAGAATCTCTAAGGAATTCATGGCAATTAAAACTGATATGTCAAAAGCATATGACAGAATTGAGTGGAACTATCTTGATGAGCTTCTCAACGCCCTTGGTTTTCATCAGATTTTTCGTCAATGGATTATGTTCTGTGTGCGATCTGTTACATACACTGTTTTGATTAACGGAGAAGCTCAAGGGATGATACGTCCGGGGAGAGGGTTGAGACAGGGGGACCCcttgtctccttttctttttgatcTGTGTACTGAAGGGCTATCACATCAGCTCAATGAGGCGGAACGTAGAGGAGAAATCAGTGGTATCCAATTCTCTGAGCAAGGGCCATCAGTTCATCATCTATTTTTTGCTGATGATTCCTTGTTAATTCTAAAGGCAGAGGAGGCTGAGGGTAATGCAGTTTGCAAGGTCTTGAAGCTGTATGAGCAGATATCTGGCCAGTTAATTAACTTTAACAAGTCGGCTATTACTTTTGGGAAGAAGATTGGAGACAGTATAAGAACCAAAATCAAAGAGATGACTGGGATTGCGAATGAAGGAGGTACAGGGAAATATCTTGGGTTACCGGAATATTTTAGCGGATCAAAGGTGGAGATGCTACAGTATATTCACGAGAAGATGAGGTCCCGGTTTCATGGCTGGTATGACAAGTTTCTTTCGGCAGGGGGGAAGGAGGTTTTACTCAAAGCTGTGGCTATGGCAATGCCAGTGTTTGCTATGTCAGTGTTTAAGCTACCTAAGATCACCTGTCGGAATCTAACTAGTGCAATGACCAATTTCTGGTGGAATGCCCaagaaggaaaaaagaaaatccATTGGGTCTCTTGGGAGAGGATGTGCCTTGAGAAAAAGAAtggtggtttagggtttcgagaTTTGGAGAAATTTAATCAAGCCTTGCTTGCCAAGCAAGGGTGGAGATTGCTTATGAACTCGGATTCTTTATGCGCACGGTTCCTGCGTAGCAGGTATTATCCTAATGGTGATTTCTTATCGGCTAGTCTGGGATCTAGACCAACTTATGCTTGGAGGAGTATTCTTTTTGGTCGGATACTGTTGGAAAAAGGACTTCGTCGAGATGTTGGATCAGGGGAGGATATCAATGTGTGGATGGATAAGTGGCTGTTTGATGAAGTTCCAAAGGCACCACTGAGGAAACCTGTCCTTTTCAATCTGGACTTGCGGGTTTGTGATCTGATTTGCCCTCAAACAAAGACATGGGACATGGAAAAGCTACAAGAAAATTTCTTTGCTGCAGATATAAAACTGATTTTGAAACAGAAACCGGCTATGGGGGAGAAGGATGCTTATGAGTGGGTGCATAACAGATGGGGAGCATACACAGTGAAGTCGGGGTATTGGTTAGCCTGTTCTTTGGATCAGTCGGAGGTTCGTAAGGAGGCATTGGCAAGACCTTCTCTGAATGAGCTCAGGAGTAAAGTGTGGAAGGTCAATACAACGCCAAAAATTCGCATTTTTTTGTGGAAAGCTTTATCTAATGCACTATCAGTGACGGATGAGTTGATTGCTAGGGGGATGAAGGTTGACTCAAGATGTCAAAGATGTGGTTTCTCGAGTGAATcgattaatcatattttattttcttgtccgGCTGCGAGGCTACTATGGGCACAAATTGGGTTTCCTTTTCCTCCCAGGAGTTTTGAGAATCGATCTTTACTGGAGAATTTCGCCTATCTACTGGAAATCAAATCGAATAAGGAGCTCCCTGATGCTCTTACTCGTATCTTCCCGTGGGTCCTTTGGATGCTATGGAAAAATAAGAACGTTTTTGAGTTTGAAGGTAAAGAGTACGCAGTTGAGGCTACAGTggagaaaattaaagatgatgCAAGACAATGGTTTCAGGTTCATCTCCCCACGGTGAACAATGAGGAGACTTGTCGCAGAAGAAATAGTAAGGTGCAGTGGAAAACTCCTAGTGCTGGTATTTTAAAATGCAACGTAGGTGTCGCCTGGACTAAAAGTACTAAATTAGCTGGGGCTGCTTGGTTTGTTCGAGATAGCAGAGGGGTGGTTCAGTTGCATAGCAGGAGAGCTTTTAGTGGAATTGACTCATTAGTAGAAGCTAAACATCTTGCTCTTGTGTGGGCGATTGAAAGCATGGCTTTTCATAAGATAAATAAGGTGTTTTTTGAAGTAGAAGCTCCTGATTTGGTGGGTGCGATTACGAGACCTCGGGCTTGGCCTGCCTTTAGGGGCTATGGTGCGGAGATTCTTGAGGTGTTACAGAGGTTAGGTGAGTGGGAATTGCAGTCTATTTCAAGAGAGGAAAATAAATGTGCCTTCTTGATGGCGAGAAGTGTGACAAAGGAGCAACGCTTACAGTCTTGTGTGGCACAAGGAGAGCCGGAATGGTTGAGACGGGTTCTTGATGAAGACAGGGCAATGAGGTGA
- the LOC106376091 gene encoding protein BFR2-like gives MGKKCDLCDGVARMYCESDQASLCWNCDAKVHGANFLVAKHTRCLLCSACQSPTPWKATGLRLGPTFSVCESCVALKSAAGGGAGVGADQSQEVNEGQLRRRDDDGDSAESYDDGEDEDEDEEYSDEDEEEDDADDEEAENQVVPWSAAAAAQLPPVMSSSSSNGGGGDLAAKRTRDYSDEEIGCSSSAQESNFSPPLKRPSRDELAFKSTAEINSLVRLEGERVLERRR, from the exons atgggAAAGAAGTGTGATTTATGCGACGGTGTTGCACGAATGTACTGCGAGTCAGATCAAGCGAGTCTCTGCTGGAACTGCGACGCCAAAGTTCACGGCGCTAACTTCCTCGTCGCTAAGCACACGCGTTGCCTCCTCTGCAGCGCCTGCCAGTCACCCACGCCGTGGAAAGCCACGGGCCTTCGTCTCGGCCCAACCTTCTCCGTCTGCGAGTCATGCGTCGCTCTTAAATCCGCCGCCGGCGGTGGAGCAGGTGTCGGCGCCGATCAAAGCCAGGAGGTCAATGAGGGTCAGCTCAGGCGCCGGGATGATGACGGTGATAGCGCCGAGTCTTACGACGATGGTGAGgacgaagatgaagatgaggagtacagtgatgaagatgaagaggaggaTGACGCTGACGACGAGGAGGCGGAGAATCAAGTCGTACCGTGGTCTGCGGCGGCGGCGGCTCAACTTCCTCCCGTGATGAGTTCGTCATCTTCTAACGGCGGAGGTGGAGATCTGGCGGCGAAGAGGACGAGGGACTACTCCGAT gAGGAGATCGGATGTTCATCATCAGCTCAAGAGTCAAACTTTTCTCCTCCGTTGAAGCGACCGTCGAGAGATGAACTCGCGTTTAAATCAACGGCTGAGATTAACTCTCTAGTCAGATTAGAAGGAGAGAGAGTGTTGGAACGGCGCCGTTGA
- the LOC106373192 gene encoding uncharacterized protein LOC106373192, with protein sequence MRKRAWTFNEWSIVIDRWVEKPPEDYLKYLLVWVQIRNIPVNHYTAEAIEAFGDLIGRVDVVAFDPNKAQSHDYVRVRVFFDVSRPVRKEKVINLPGGGSVNLCYDFERIQKRCYHCQRLTHEKDKCPLLIQARREQSDARRQRVVAAKQSSEHCIQKNDPLYGVLSDDQVGIDRATGRRKINLDVLQNMREYILAADGGEKRVREERVRQSILDLEKNPRGQKEFLRLEPAPVVILDVNREKGLIFDYSGKDCEKAREEKEGSRTSDVSRGNFNSNGKDQIFSTPSGSIECSTGFSAGYTVASSSGTSRSKGGGRRRPPRRQRTFKSKPTGSANIGVEGEEDTQENMATKRRAEEVAGNYAKIARRTNSEVVPNGGLPDQ encoded by the coding sequence ATGAGGAAACGGGCGTGGACGTTTAATGAATGGAGCATTGTGATTGATCGGTGGGTAGAGAAGCCACCTGAAGATTACCTAAAGTATTTGCTGGTGTGGGTGCAGATTCGAAATATTCCGGTGAATCACTATACTGCAGAAGCTATTGAAGCCTTTGGGGATTTGATCGGGAGGGTGGATGTGGTTGCTTTTGATCCAAACAAAGCTCAAAGCCATGACTATGTGCGGGTCAGAGTGTTTTTTGATGTGTCACGACCAGTGAGAAAGGAGAAGGTTATTAATTTACCTGGAGGTGGCTCTGTTAATCTTTGTTATGATTTCGAGAGGATTCAGAAGCGATGCTATCACTGCCAGCGATTGACCCATGAAAAAGATAAATGTCCTTTGCTTATTCAGGCGAGAAGGGAGCAATCTGATGCGAGGAGACAGAGAGTTGTGGCAGCGAAACAGAGCAGTGAACACTGTATTCAGAAGAATGACCCCCTCTATGGAGTTCTGTCTGATGACCAAGTGGGCATTGATAGGGCTACAGGAAGAAGGAAAATCAATCTTGATGTGTTGCAGAACATGAGAGAGTATATCCTGGCCGCAGATGGTGGTGAAAAGCGGGTGCGGGAAGAACGCGTGAGACAGTCTATCCTGGATTTGGAGAAGAACCCTAGGGGTCAAAAAGAATTTCTGAGGCTAGAGCCGGCTCCAGTTGTCATTTTAGATGTgaacagggagaaaggtttgataTTTGACTATTCCGGCAAGGACTGCGAGAAGGCTAGAGAGGAGAAAGAAGGGAGCAGAACGAGTGATGTTTCACGCGGGAATTTTAATTCGAATGGGAAGGATCAGATTTTTTCAACACCAAGTGGATCTATTGAATGTTCAACGGGTTTTAGTGCGGGTTACACCGTGGCTAGCTCTTCCGGGACTTCAAGATCAAAGGGCGGTGGTCGTCGACGTCCTCCAAGGAGACAAAGAACTTTCAAATCCAAACCAACAGGCTCTGCAAATATTGGTGTAGAAGGTGAAGAGGACACACAAGAGAATATGGCTACTAAGAGAAGGGCAGAGGAAGTAGCAGGGAATTATGCAAAAATCGCAAGGCGTACTAACTCAGAGGTGGTCCCAAATGGGGGACTGCCGGATCAGTAA
- the LOC106376093 gene encoding uncharacterized protein LOC106376093 has protein sequence MSRRLFACFRGKKPSSSTSKPVSGNNSAAVSADVPAGDGPVLVQLFSSQGCKTSPAAEMLMSRLGRGDFDAQIRGGEDAGSGSPAMVLVFHVDYWDYKGWKDPYGSSQWTVRQKAYVEALNLDTMFTPQLVVQGRSQLNENEEETLLKSISEAPRFPSPAFKASFQRPTSETLQVSLTGALRMKVDGDGLDIMVALYETGLVTDCERGENEGRMLSNDYMVRKMEKMCTVKDVTAKKSVSGTAHFTLWDGFNSSKCGVAVFLQNSSLHIFGTRSFKLPDEI, from the exons ATGTCGCGCCGTCTTTTCGCCTGTTTCCGCGGCAAGAAACCCTCATCCTCCACGAGTAAACCTGTCTCCGGTAACAACTCCGCCGCCGTCTCCGCTGACGTTCCTGCTGGCGACGGACCCGTTCTCGTCCAGCTTTTCTCGTCGCAGGGATGCAAAACGTCGCCAGCGGCGGAGATGCTGATGTCCCGTCTCGGCCGAGGTGATTTCGACGCTCAGATCCGTGGAGGAGAAGACGCTGGTTCTGGATCTCCGGCGATGGTTCTTGTCTTCCACGTTGATTACTGGGACTACAAGGGTTGGAAGGATCCGTATGGGTCGAGCCAGTGGACGGTGAGGCAGAAGGCGTACGTGGAGGCGTTGAATCTTGACACGATGTTCACTCCGCAGCTTGTAGTCCAAGGAAGATCTCAGTTGAACGAAAACGAGGAAGAGACGCTGCTCAAATCTATCTCTGAAGCTCCTAGGTTTCCTTCTCCTGCGTTCAAG GCGAGTTTCCAGAGACCAACCTCAGAGACACTGCAAGTATCACTAACGGGAGCTTTGAGGATGAAAGTAGACGGGGACGGACTAGACATAATGGTTGCGCTATATGAAACGGGGCTAGTGACAGACTGTGAGAGAGGAGAGAACGAAGGAAGAATGTTGTCGAATGACTACATGGTAAGAAAGATGGAGAAGATGTGCACTGTGAAAGACGTAACAGCCAAGAAGTCAGTGTCGGGGACTGCTCATTTCACGCTCTGGGATGGATTCAACAGCAGCAAATGTGGTGTCGCTGTCTTTCTTCAGAACTCGTCTCTTCATATCTTTGGTACTCGGAGTTTTAAGTTGCCTGATGAGATTTGA